The Ricinus communis isolate WT05 ecotype wild-type chromosome 8, ASM1957865v1, whole genome shotgun sequence sequence AGCTTTTAAATAGGCccaaatttaacaaattaatctaaaattttatttagtgtCCATTAATTcctaattttgattatatataagtctttactaatattatagtacaaattaaattatcccTAATTATATTTGCACatagttataaaattacagcaaaaaagaaaaaagcaaacaAAGAGATTATTATTGAAATTCAAACGATCATTTCATTCATTTGAACACAGTAAAATGTAAAAAGGCTAAGTAAagtgaaaaagataaaaataaaaaataaaataaaatcagaaaactATAATACGAATTTTGTGAAACGGCACCATTTTGTATTTTGATCACTTTGAACCAcgtttcaaaaataaatatccatttgaGGCATTAAAAAAGTcccaaataatttattattttttttttaagaaaagaaaagcaccCCACTACCAAATTACAAAAGGTTCATAAACGGTCAAATGggttttctccttttccttttttgtaaatagtagtgtaAAAAGAACATGGAAATTCTAAAATTCAGAGCAAAAAGATGGACAAACAATTGGTGTGTCCATGCTACGCTTAACAAATTAATCCGGGTATTAAGCCAGCATTACAGTAtaagcatattaaattatgatcTTAAGATACAAATAATTGGGTCATGAAAAGGAACAGAAAAAGTTGTCATTTTTGTTACTTAGACTGTGGAGACAATGGGCAGACAACTTGATGTTCCTACAACCTGTAATGTTTGCTGTCtcttaattaatctaatcACACCTCTACACTTTGAACCATTATCTTAATACACAAACATGCCATTATAATTCACTATTACTTGTACAAACCCTTAACTAAATCATCCCACAAAAAACCCAAGTCTGGATATGAGCCATTAATTAGTAATACACCAAATTAGTGTACAACTTGTTCTCATGATTTCCATGTGATAATGGGCAGACAATGCATAAATAGACATGTCTAGTGATCAATTGGATCCCACTCACTGTTACATTGGACTGATAAAGGAGTCAAAAAAGTTTGGTTGTAATAGTTTGtaaagattttttattagagattAGAGCGTGGTGGGACTAATTTGTAAgaccctaaattaattaactttaatTGCTGATATGACAAATCATCAGATTGATGTTTTAGGGGCGAAAATAAAGTATCATAGACTATATACTCTTGACGGTCTAACATTAGATGTTTGAAATATCCATCAACATGATAAAGcatactttaaaaataaaagaacagaaattaataaatgatatgcttaataaaataataaataattaacacatatttattaattttaaataatataacaaattCAATTTGTCATTTACTTTTCACACAGcaattagttatttaattgtcTTGAAGGGCTTAATCTATCCTGGTTTGGCCTTTTTACAGGGCAAGTTAAGAGTATTACACTCCAACAggaatccaacaacatagagAACGATCCATATTAAACCCTGtggaaaagaaagagtaaCCAGTGCGGTGATCACGGGGTAGGAAAGACTTGTGGTTGAAGAAGGACTTGCAGTAAAGATTGGTTAATACTGGTAAAGTTTCTCTGAAACTTCAGCGAAAGAACAGGTATACACAAACATGCATGCAACACCATTCACAGAAACTTGTACCATGAATACCAACACAAAATAAGAAGATCTATGGAAAAGTGCAATCAAGAAGGATAAAGGACACTCTGATTTCACTGACTTTCATATTAGGGATTGTACTATGATTTTCTCTCACTAAAGACAAGCTAAATGCAGTAACTAGGGGAAGCAAGATTGTCAGTTGTAGGGCTACCTAACTCTTTTCTTTACCTAGCAATTTCTTGGGTAATAATTAGTCCTTACTCAACTTGAAAAAGTTCctttatcatatattattttttaagtatagCCATTAATGAACTTAAAGTAAGCAAGTCTGGTTCGTCTCAAAGTTCTGATAAAAACTTCTGTTAGGATTACATGTTTGATAAAtgactttcttttcttaacaCTGCATATACAAAATTCATCAATTAGTTCCATACTAATTTACTATGTATTTAATTGTTTGTACTgataatatactaatttacTTTGTTTATACTACATGAACTCTTCAATTTTGCTATCACTTCCAGAGTCTATTTTTTGAACTCTGGAAGACATTTACCTGAAGACCACTTAGAGTTCAAATCTATTGAATTTtggtaaagaaaaaagaaatcgtCTTTCTGTGACGTAGATAATAAAAGGTTaagcatttcttttttcattatgACAGTTGAAACGCTAAGTCAATTCCAGAGTAACAGCTTTCTTTAGGCTACGCGGCAAGTTGGATTATAGAACTTGTACCTCAagcatttttcttaattttagagATTTTGGTATTAATACCTCAAGTTACAAGATGTCTTGTTTTCAGTTTAGAAAATTAGTAGAAGAGTAGGGACCAATGACGAGGAGATTTGAGCCAGTGACAATAGAAGGAGCAGAGGGTGTGCATGCATAATCCTGGCGTGTCCATGTGGAGAGGACCATTCATTGGCCTAGGAAGATTTGGGTCGGTTTATTTAGCTAATCTAAAGAGACCCAAATTAAGAAACAGGATTTATCCATCAATTATTCATAGTAATGGTTATGTGCATTGTGATTTGAAGCCCCATAATATTCTACTTGTGTCTACTGACGGTTCTGTTGGTAAATTTATTCCAACGATAGGGGATTCTGAGTTGGCAAAAAAAGGTTGTAAAGAGCAAGAAGAGAAAGTTTGATCATTCTTACATCGGAGAGACTATTTTGTATATGGCACCTGGTACTGCGGTTGATCCTATTCAGGATCAGGAGATTCCATCAGATATTTAGGCTCTTGTTATAAGTTCCTCGGATGTAATAGCATGATGAAAATGCATTTTGTAATGGTTGCTCAGGACAAGAAGGAACTGATTTGCCCCTGTGGGAGCTGCGAAAGAAATTCACTTGCTGGTTAAGAACAGTACTGCAGAACTGGACGCCAAcacaattatatttaatggGTCACTTGCccatttttactttttgatttgtttttattttttagttctACTAGTTTTACAGAGTAGTTTTTAACTTTGGTATAACTGTTTGTGGTTTGCAACCCACTTGGTTTTCATTTCCATTTTATCCAGCAGCATTATAAAGACCTTGATATCCCTTCtggtttatttatatttccCTTCACTGTAAGGTACTACTATTTACTTTGATGATTTGATTTTGGCCTTGTCATAGTGGTCGTACGTGATCAAGATCTAAACACATTAAAGAGATGATTCCTGAAACAGATCCTTGCCATATAAGTGTTTCTGAGATCCTGATTTCTAAGCTATTGCCCTACTGACAACCTTGTAGCGTTACTACACTATTGCTAAGCTTGGCTCATCAGAGCGGACATAACAGATTAGCGATATAACATTGCAGGTTGCAGATAATCTATCTGATGTCCGATAATTTTGCTTACCATCGTAAGTCAGAAAATGTGGACAGACTAAAACGTACGATACAAAATAACTTATACTAgctaacttttttttttctttaaaaaagaagaagaaatgattAATCATACTTAGGGTGTGTATATCTCTTACGCTGTCAACATTCATAATCACTATTTTATCTATCATACAGGCTTCAAATTCACATTTCCTGCAATTGACAActtaatttctcttttgatGAGGCAAAAATCTTAAGTTACCTAATGTGGCTAGCCTAAAACCTTAATCTGGTGCTCATGAACTGCTTGTTTGATGAATGAATTCTCAAGCTTCATTACTACCTTGATGTTCTTCAATCAACTTCTCATATTAGACCTCTTCAAACCACCAATACATTGCAACAAGAAAGAAGAGTGCAATGAAATCAGAAATTTTAATGGAaggtgaagaagaaaaggagttaattcaaaaatcatattttcagCATCTTTGTCCAAGCAAATTGAACAAaggatatgtatatttttcagCCTCTTAGCACTTGCGACAACAaagtagttttttttttcttgtggAAAAATTTTAGTGGGCCATTAACTATTGACATACACAAAGATTATACAAGGGTCATTGAAGAGATAACGAAAGGTGAAAGAAGGAACACCAATGGTCACATAACAAATAatgcatttcaaaattaatgcTCATGCCTCATGGGCTCATTGAAAGCTGTACCCTCCCTagtttattgataatatagagaaggaaaataaagaaagaaagaggatgcGATGGTTTAATCTAGACTTGGGGAAGTGCAAGCAATGACTTTGGTAATTGGTTTGGCATTAATATGCAGATGCTCTGGATTTAGTAATACATTAATCTAATCAATGAATGCAAGTATATATAGAAGCAAGCACATATACCTCCTGCAAGGCCAGAGGTGGTAACAACCTAACAATTAGCAACGGAGAAGCTTGAGATGGACTCTTTGGGGACAGAGATGCTTTGCAAATATGGGACAGACTTAACAAAGATGGCAGAAGAGGTaaactcattttttctttccgTCTCacattatcatattcatagcTACTATTAGCTTTGATATGCTATTGGTTTGGTCTTTTTGATAGGCCAAGTTGGACCCTCTTTTCGGAAGGCAACACCAACTGGAACAAATTATGCAAGTACtttgcaaaagaaggaaaaataatcCATGTCTTATCGGTGATCCTGGTGTAGGAAAGACGGCTGTTGTAGAAGGCCTTGCAATGAAGATTGTTAACGCTACAGCTCCTCCAAAGCTCCAGGGAAAGAAGGTATACACATAAAATCTTTCGCAAAACTTGTAGCATAAATGCTTACAATGTTACTTTGCTGCTTAATGTATTATTTGGAACTCAGGTTTTTGCTCTAGACATGGGCCGCCTTGTTGCTGGCACCATTTTTCGAGGAGAATTTGAAAGACGATTAGTGAAGGTGGTAGATGAAGTGAAGGCAGGTGATGGAGGAATAATTCTGTTTATTGATGAATTGCATACACTTGCTGGAGCTGGTGCTTGCGGCAGTGCACTGGATGCGGCTAGTATACTGAAACCTGCCCTAGCAAGAGGGGATCTGAAGGTAAAATCATCAGtctcataataaaattatgagttTTCAGAATTTTCATTGTCTTCTCTTAGTTTTAGTTCCTCGTGCATGTGCAGTGCATTGGGGCTACCACACTTCAGGAGTACAGAAAATATATAGAGAAAGATGGAGCGCTGAAAAGGCGTTTCGAGAAGGTCGAGATTCCTGAGCTTTCAATTGATGAAGCCTTTCAAATACTTCAAGGTCTCGTCCCAAAATATGAAGATCACCACGGAGTCAAATATGCGAATGAGGCTTTGGAGGCAGCTGTTCGTTTGTCTAAGCGATACATGAGTTCAGAACTAGCCTAATGGCTTTTGCTAAATCTTTACAGTGCTTCATTTTCATTGCTTGTGCAAATTGCTGGatgcattttaatttttggctCCATATAGTCTTGCCCTGCTAGTTTTTGTTCAAGGTCTAATTAAGTTTATGACTACAagattctaatttttataccATACTTAAATGCGCACCAGCGAGCAGTTTCTACCGGACAAAGCAATTGATTTGATAGACGAAGCGGGTGCAAGAATTCAGCTTCAGAATTATCAATCACCAGCATTATCAGTTGTGACCGAAGGGGACGTACAGAAGGTTGTCTCCATGTGGACTGGAATTCCTGTGGAGAAAGTAAATCCCCGAGAAGCCTGCATGCTGTTGAAAATGGAGGAGAAATTGCAACAACGCATTGTTGGACAGGACGAAGCTGTTAAAGCTGTTTGCCGAGCAATTCGTCGAGCTAGAGCTGGCATAAGAGACCCAGATAAACCTGTTCCAAGCTTCTTGTTTATAGGTCCTATAGGGGTATGAAAGACTGAACCGGCCAATGCGTTAGCTGACGAGTATTTTGGGTCCAAGGAAGCAATGCTAAGGATTGACATGAGTGAATATATGGAAAAACATTCAGTATCAAAGCATATTGGCTCACCTCCTGGCTACATCTGCTATAATGAAGGAGGAAAGCTGACGGAAGCTGTTCGCCGGCGGCCCCATACTTTGATCCTGTTTGATGAGATTGAGAAAGCCCATGGTGATGTTTATGATGTTTTTCTTCAGATATTGGATGATGGCATATTGACAGATGGGAAAGGGCAGAAAGTAGACTTCAAAAACTCGATTATCATTCTGACTTCTAATATTGGAGGAAAAGCAGTTCTCCAGGGAAATAAACATGGTTTTGAGCAGGTGAAAGGATCTGTAGCAGAAAAACTAAAGAAGCATTTGAGGCCAGAGTTCTTGAACAGGATAGATGAGGTCATAGTGTTTGAGCAACTTGCAGAATCCAAGCTACAACAGATTGTGGAAATGATGCTTGAAAAAGTTTATCAAAGGCTTAATACCAAGAACATAGAGCTTCAGGTGACAGGGTATGAAGAGGAAGTTGATCAAAGAAGGAAATAACTATGAATATGGAGAAAGACCCTTGAAGAGGGCCATTGTAAGGTTGATATAAGACAATTTAGCAGAAGAAATCTTGACTGGAGAGATAAAAGAGGGAAGTTCTGTTAAAATCGACGTTGATGCACTAGGAAACATAATAATGTTCATAGAGAAAATCTTGAAATAGGCAATGTGGCCTATTATTGATGTCATTTTCTATAATCTGtagattaaaattgaattcagCAATGAAATTATCTCGAGTTAGCAACTCACAAATCCTTAGATGGATAATCTAAAGTTTTTAACTTTGAATATCTTTGTTCATTATTATACtactgaaatttaattttgtaactatagttatattataatctcatttttataatagttAATGTGTAAACATAACATAAGAATCCATTTAGggaactctttatatatatttatatatatatatatataccgaCTCCTAATATAAAgagtttatattaaaaaaaatataaatataaagagttttttatttgaatttctatattaaagagctaaattttattttttatttttatattattaacttttatatattttattaattgatattttatttttattttggtcaattatgaagaaaataaaaatataaataattcattcatgaaagtaaattatttcattagaatattatttttattgtaaaaataaaattattctttaaataaaaaatatttttgatatgtatttaatttaattttttatttttatcttattaaacattatttagaatttagtttaatgtttatatactaatttgaaatgtctaaatataaaaagataattacgAATCGATAAGTATAAtacagtaaaagaaaaaaaacacgATGCACCAATAggatacaaaaaattaaaaaaaaagaaaaaaaagaaaaaaagaaaaagaagagccGTTTTGTTGAAACGGACAAAAGGAAAGTGGAGATAAACAAAACAAGTAGATCTACTACAGAAGTACCTTCTCTGGTAATAGACAATGTAAAgtgaaaaacaaaagagagagaaaattagATCTGGCGCTTTTAGCTCTCTGTCCATTTCCATTTCTATTTCCAGCAGAACCCTCAGTTTTTCCCTTTTCACACTcttcaatataatttatttgatctCCACAAACCCTAACTACCTCTCTGCGCATTTCTAATTTTACAATGCagtttcttcttatttctatttcaattCCAATTCCATTATCAAGAATCTGATCTTTCCATTTAATACCTTTACATTAAACTCATTACCTTAAAATGGGTTCCACGCAGTCCGTACAAGTACccgatgaagaagaagaagaagaagaagaagaagaggaggatgATATTGGAGAAGGTAATTCAAGAGACATTGATGatgctaacaatttaattaaaaaagttctGGAACAAGAACCAGAAATGTTACCTTGCCACGCGTCGGCATCTCCGCTTTCTCCGCAGCCTTCTTCGCTAGGCACGCCCCGTCTTGGCCCCTCAATTAAGGTGTGGGACCCTTACAATGTTCTGGCCCCACcgcctcctcctcctcctccggTTTTTTCGCGGAGTTTTTCATCTTCGTCTAGAGACGGGATTGCTGCTGATGAAGATCGGGCGGTTACGGTTACGGAGGTGTTTTTAATTAGTCATGGAGAGTGTGAACTTAATCTGAGACCTGATTTGATAGGTGGAAGGTGCCACGTGGCGGCTTTAACTACGAATGGGAAACGCCAAGCTAGGGCTTTAGCTGTGTTTTTGAACTCTCATGGAGTTAGGTTTAATGCTGTTTACTGTTCGCCTTTGGATCGTGCTAGATCAATGGCGGTTTCTGTTTGTCAGGTAAACTTCTGGATTTGCATTTTCATAAAATCTTTGTATGTGGACTATacagttaaaattaaattgcttTGCTGATCTTGCGAATTAGGCatgtaatataaaatttgtattcTTATGAATTTTGATGAGCTAAATTTAGAGCCGGAACAAGAAATTGGCAAGTCTAATTGCTCCCTACAAATTGGATTGCTTGTTTCAATTTAATGCCTAGTGCGGTAGTGCTTGTTGTATAAACTTTTGATAAAATCTCaacttctctttttcttaaaaaaataaaaaataaaaaatcaatgaGCATGTGCTGAAGCATCAGTTATGATGTAtactatttttcattaaaaccatTTAGTGCTTCTCTGTCTATGTTGAATGAGAAGTTGAAAGTTAGAAGATATAAATGTAAGGAAAGTGCATAATGGAGGGATGACTAGCAATCACTGTAAATGTTGTATTTTAGTTAGGTTGTTATATGTTAGAAACTACTAACTTGTTAGCTTTTGTTGCACCATTTTGTGGGGTCTGTGCATACTTTATGAAAAGTTGAAATTTAGAGGGCATAAATGCAGGGCAAGTGcataagagagagagagatgacTAGTAAACAATGTAAAATTGTTTGTATTTTAGTTAGGTTGTTTATGTTAGAAACTACTAACTAAGCTTTACTTGCACCATGTTATGTCTTTGTCTGTGCATGCTTTATGAAAGCTGAAAGTTGGAAGACataaatgtaaaagaaatGCATAATGGGGGGATGAAAGATCGATGTAAATGTTTGTGTTCTAGTTAGGTCATTGTATATTAGAAACTACTGACTCATTAGTTTTCGTTTTTGGAAAGTTATCTTAATTTGTCTACAGGTTTGCAGTAGATTGCGTGATTGCgcaatgaaataatttttgcACGCTTGAAAATTTAAGGCTGGAGTAAGTTGGCCAAGCTAAAGTTAAATTAGGAGTAGAAATGATGCATCTGTGAACTCACAGCTGAGTATGCCcaaacattttttttcttcacaaagTATATTGTGTAGTTCTTTGATGAAACATTTTGGCATGTTGGAGAATTAAGGGCTGGGTTAAGTAGGGCAAAGTAAAGGACATTTTATGGACTATAGTTAAGTTAGGAGTAGatatgatttttctttgaactCACAGTGAAGTTTACCAAAGAGTTATTTTATTCACAGATACCAGTGACTGAAATAGAGCATAACGGATAGGCTTTgctttaaattctttaatactGTATGATCATTATGTCACTCTGTTTTAGGACCTGGAAAGGAAATAATTGTATCCACAAGACAGGTGAACTAGAAAAGTGGACATCATCTAATTATTGGATCCTGTGTGGCAGAAGCATCCAATGAACTGCTGAGAGAGATTCCTTGGATGTTGACGATGCTGCCAATACCAGAGGAAGTTAAAGATTTTGTTGTTGTGGGAGAAGAATGATAGCCTGTAATTTATTGATAGGTGTTTCCCCCAGTAACTGAACTATAAGAAATATCAATTCCAAGTGGTTGGCCATCAGAATATTTATGAAGACTCCAAAAAGATGAGACTAGGGCTTGGTATATGTGATGAAAttgcctatatatatatatagatatacaTGGTAGATCTTGGTTAGTAGCTTATGCTTTCAATGGTTTTTGATTTAAATGCTCATATTTTCCTGCTGGATGGTAGGAGCTAGGATATTACTAGGTAGATCTTTTTTGCATCCTTGTTTGCTTTTATAAATTGAACAAATTTTCTAAGTTTACAATCATGCAGGCAATGAATTTCGCAGAGGGACAAATACAATCATCAGATGCACTAGTAGAGATGAGTTTGGGGCATTGGGAAGGGTGCCCGGGTTCAGAAATTTATACACCTGAAGTGCTAAGCTTGATTGAAAATTTTCAGCCTGATTTTTGTGCACCATCTGGAGAATCACTTAGGCAGGTGGAATTTAGGATGGTTCAGTTCCTAAATGGGACAGTCCTCAGACTGCCTGCTAAATTGAGATCAGATTTCTCATTGCATCATCAAAATGAGAGCCAGGTATTTTCTCATGATCGAGATCCACCTGGTTTACTGCCACAGCATTGGGATATGCATCATAGGCATCGACCTGTGTTTTCAAGGAAGAAATCTGGTAAAAGCAGGCTACAATTTGTGAGTACCACCGGCAATCATGATGGTGAGGATGAGATCTCTCCCAGGGAAGACAACCACCAAAATCCACTCCATAACTTAAACATCAGGAGCTCATCTTCCTCCATCTCTTCTTGTATTGGTGTTTTCACTCATTCAATTCCTATTAAGTGCGTCCTCACAGGCCTCTTGGGCTGCAGTCCAGTAATGTCGCATAAAATTTGCATAGAAGATTCTTCAGTAACAGTATTACAGCATTCTTGGAAAACAGGTTGGCAGATAAAACGCTTGAATGATACTGCACATCTTAGACTTCTCTAATTGCAAAGTTATAATTCCTCGACTTGAGTTCATGATTTCTTGCAAATGATGGTACTTTCAAATCCTGTTGTATTgtttttgacatatatttaCCACCcccttcaaagaaaaaaaaaatgattggTTTGGGAGTTGATTTGTAGGATTACAA is a genomic window containing:
- the LOC8273121 gene encoding uncharacterized protein LOC8273121, whose translation is MGSTQSVQVPDEEEEEEEEEEEDDIGEGNSRDIDDANNLIKKVLEQEPEMLPCHASASPLSPQPSSLGTPRLGPSIKVWDPYNVLAPPPPPPPPVFSRSFSSSSRDGIAADEDRAVTVTEVFLISHGECELNLRPDLIGGRCHVAALTTNGKRQARALAVFLNSHGVRFNAVYCSPLDRARSMAVSVCQAMNFAEGQIQSSDALVEMSLGHWEGCPGSEIYTPEVLSLIENFQPDFCAPSGESLRQVEFRMVQFLNGTVLRLPAKLRSDFSLHHQNESQVFSHDRDPPGLLPQHWDMHHRHRPVFSRKKSGKSRLQFVSTTGNHDGEDEISPREDNHQNPLHNLNIRSSSSSISSCIGVFTHSIPIKCVLTGLLGCSPVMSHKICIEDSSVTVLQHSWKTGWQIKRLNDTAHLRLL